From a region of the Pecten maximus chromosome 18, xPecMax1.1, whole genome shotgun sequence genome:
- the LOC117316804 gene encoding exocyst complex component 3-like produces MPGESTLSPPAPLDLGRMEEEAKASATKRIASILQRPEQLERVDQYKRRMTRKKASVDTMLKSAVQSQLDGVRTGLNQLQSALQDVYEIKQSLDVVEETYKSIQPLKDKLSSVNKENNSFCQLGSAMENLKHIFTVPESVRKTAEFISESKLLQAHKHLTDLEMARDDLMFELHKQPQKSPTDNNTLTKYFKDVEKLSEDLGKQLWIIMGRVLITVRREPTLIVTALRIIEREEKRDEIVMKRKEQTGFLPVGRPKRWKKKTFEILERTITYKIEGNQMEDRDTNKMWLVRHLEITRQLMIDDLRVAKTMLPPVFPPSYAIVDKYVKMYHAGIASHIGDMIAQGLEGNEYVTLLSWINAYNSPELLKHPELNIDIKDLGPLLEPTVIDDLQNQYLKNMRSNIMDWTKNSLVQDKKDWFREEHPDADGDGFYSTSLPVILFQMMEQNLQVAQMIGEDLVKKVLELFADELNMFAKEYQSEIQSYKERHMMDRSEPKFFIHYLIANINNTIAFCDYMKELRKRYMKEEFDDRLEEDEDNIRKDRFQLLTDRFKQIGNLGCNILLDEVWIDLRNSKCIDELLTKSWCQGSHCVDIIYATWADYSGDFVHLKEPFSVRLVVEARHRLLREYIKAILSKKLQLKNYTERKPVADKICSEADKLKELFKEYGNTKAGETDFGPLKLLAEVWKLRDTSMMQLEITGLVVKHPDIRTEQLISLLMGRGDMSRVEARQMVQDTVGEDDQMKPKPKGIFTEVAQMG; encoded by the exons ATGCCAGGAGAGTCAACATTGAGTCCACCAGCACCCCTCGACCTCGGGCGCATGGAGGAGGAAGCAAAGGCTTCAGCAACCAAAAGAATTGCTAGCATACTACAG AGACCAGAACAACTAGAGCGGGTGGACCAGTACAAGAGAAGAATGACTCGCAAAAAG GCATCAGTGGATACAATGCTTAAGTCTGCCGTGCAGTCTCAGCTGGATGGAGTCAGGACTGGTCTGAACCAGTTACAAAGTGCTCTTCAGGATGTTTACGAAATCAAACAGAG TTTGGATGTAGTAGAAGAGACATACAAGTCTATTCAGCCTTTGAAAGATAAATTGAGTTctgtaaacaaagaaaacaacagCTTTTGTCAG CTGGGGTCTGCTATGGAAAATCTGAAACATATTTTTACTGTACCTGAAAGTGTCAGGAAGACAGCTGAGTTCATCAGTGAGAGTAAACTTCTCCAGGCACACAAGCA TCTCACTGACCTTGAGATGGCACGAGATGACCTTATGTTTGAACTTCACAAACAGCCGCAGAAGTCTCCGACAGACAACAAT ACACTTACAAAGTATTTTAAGGACGTTGAGAAACTTTCGGAGGACCTGGGGAAACAGTTATGGATCATCATGGGGAGAGTTCTGATTACTGTACGTCGAGAACCGACCCTCATCGTCACGGCGCTGCGTATCATAGAGCGAGAGGAGAA GCGAGATGAGATTGTTATGAAAAGGAAAGAGCAAACAGGATTCCTTCCTGTGGGGCGGCCAAAGAGATGGAAGAAAAAAACTTTTGAGATTCTGGAACGTACAATTACGTACAA AATTGAAGGTAACCAAATGGAAGATAGAGATACTAACAAAATGTGGCTTGTTCGACATCTCGAGATCACTCGACAACTAATGATTGACGACCTTCGCGTTGCCAAG acaATGCTTCCACCCGTTTTCCCTCCTTCGTATGCCATTGTTGATAAGTATGTGAAAATGTACCATGCTGGTATAGCCAGCCAT ATAGGAGACATGATAGCCCAGGGTTTAGAGGGTAATGAGTATGTCACACTCCTCAGTTGGATCAATGCTTACAA CTCCCCAGAACTTTTGAAACACCCTGAATTGAACATTGACATCAAAGATCTTGGTCCACTGTTGGAGCCGACTGTTATAGATGATCTTCAGAACCA GTATTTAAAGAATATGAGATCAAATATCATGGACTGGACAAAGAACTCTCTTGTACAAGATAAAAAG GACTGGTTCCGAGAAGAACATCCGGACGCCGATGGGGATGGATTCTACTCCACCTCTCTACCAGTCATCTTATTCCAAATGATGGAACAGAAT CTCCAAGTCGCACAGATGATTGGTGAAGATCTGGTGAAGAAAGTCTTAGAATTATTTGCAGATGAGTTGAACATGTTCGCAAAGGAATATCAAA GCGAGATCCAAAGTTACAAGGAGAGACATATGATGGATAGAAGTGAACCCAAGTTTTTCATTCATTATCTG ATTGcaaacatcaacaacaccatCGCATTCTGTGACTACATGAAGGAGTTGAGGAAACGTTACATGAAGGAGGAGTTTGATGACCGACTCGAGGAAGATGAGGACAACATCAGGAAAGATCGATTTCAGTTACTGACAGACAGGTTCAAACAGATCGGAAATCTTGG GTGTAACATACTCCTGGACGAGGTCTGGATTGATCTGCGTAACAGTAAATGTATCGATGAACTCCTCACAAAGTCTTG GTGTCAAGGGTCACACTGTGTAGACATAATCTATGCTACCTGGGCTGACTATAGCGGAGATTTTGTTCACTTGAAGGAGCCCTTCAGTGTCCGACTTGTTGTAGAGGCACGTCACAGATTGTTACGAGAGTACATCAAGGCCATATTATCCAA AAAGCTGCAGTTGAAGAATTATACTGAACGTAAGCCGGTGGCTGACAAAATATGCTCGGAAGCTGATAAGCTGAAGGAACTTTTCAAAGAATATGGGAACACAAAAGCT GGGGAAACAGATTTTGGACCTCTCAAGTTACTGGCCGAGGTGTGGAAACTTAGGGATACATCAATGATGCAGCTTGAAATAACG GGCCTTGTGGTGAAGCACCCTGACATCCGTACAGAACAGCTGATCAGTCTCCTAATGGGACGCGGGGATATGAGTCGTGTAGAAGCAAGACAG ATGGTACAAGACACTGTTGGAGAAGATGATCAGATGAAACCCAAACCAAAAGGAATCTTCACTGAAGTGGCACAGATGGGCTGA